In the Malaya genurostris strain Urasoe2022 chromosome 1, Malgen_1.1, whole genome shotgun sequence genome, one interval contains:
- the LOC131438961 gene encoding endoplasmic reticulum mannosyl-oligosaccharide 1,2-alpha-mannosidase: MDLRKEHISVLLPINSSDTIYGPQARKSLKRHWNQLSRFQKNLICIVLVGLCIFVFFLVSYDDTTSKQSKIEQPLEHIQIAPFKDRHENLGQLHLAEAAPERDRIFHSTESKVEEVNLAANGNGIPHDDNRNSIDEPPAMIQNHRRENNNHQSHEHENEVKIRSEPKDVVENEENVLEENRRSDSANDFKGPTNVRQRAVVDAFLHSWKGYKEYAWGHDNLKPISMSYSDWFGLGLTIVDALDALYIMDLQDEFDEARSWVDQYLRFDVNRDVNLFEVTIRVLGGLLSTYHLSGDKMFLDKALDLGKRLIPCFDSPSGIPYSDVNLETMKAHPPKWSPDSSTSEVTTLQLEFRDLSRSTSNNDFEMAATKVNVKIHDLEKNEGLVPIFINANTGQFRNFATISLGARADSYYEYLLKQWLQTGKKTDDFLIDDYQTAIRGVINQLVRKTPNEKHLYIGELINGKDFKPKMDHLTCYLPGTLLLGYKNGMPKSHLKLASDLLETCYQTYMKQPTQLAPEISYFNLNGESESDIYVKTNDAHNLLRPEFIESLYYFYAITGNKTYQDMGWTIFEAFNKYTKVKNGYTSIGNVKNQLNTRPRDMMESFWLGETLKYFYLLFSDDRSEIDLDKYVFNTEAHPLPIREY, encoded by the exons ATGGACCTCAGAAAGGAACACATCTCGGTATTGCTTCCAATAAACAGCAGTGACACGATATATGGGCCCCAAGCTAGGAAAAGTTTGAAGCGA CACTGGAATCAACTGTCCCGTTTTCAAAAGAATCTTATCTGTATCGTTCTGGTGGGTTTGTGTATATTCGTGTTCTTCTTGGTTTCCTACGATGATACAACAAGCAAACAATCGAAAATTGAGCAACCTTTAGAGCATATCCAGATAGCGCCATTCAAGGATCGG CATGAAAATCTCGGTCAACTACATTTGGCGGAGGCTGCGCCGGAAAGAGACCGCATTTTCCATTCCACCGAGTCCAAAGTAGAGGAAGTCAATCTGGCTGCGAATGGCAATGGCATTCCGCATGATGACAACAGAAACAGCATCGATGAACCGCCGGCCATGATTCAAAATCATCGTCGAGAAAACAATAACCATCAATCGCATGAACATGAAAACGAAGTGAAAATCCGTAGTGAACCCAAGGATGTGGTGGAGAACGAGGAAAATGTTCTAGAGGAGAATCGTCGGAGCGACAGCGCCAATGATTTCAAG GGACCAACAAACGTACGTCAACGGGCAGTAGTTGACGCTTTTCTTCACTCGTGGAAGGGTTATAAGGAGTACGCCTGGGGTCACGACAATCTGAAACCAATTTCGATGAGCTACTCCGATTGGTTCGGTCTAGGATTGACCATTGTGGATGCGCTAGATGCGTTATATATTATGGATCTACAGGATGAGTTCGATGAGGCTCGCAGTTGGGTCGATCAGTATCTACGGTTCGACGTCAATAGGGATGTGAATTTATTCGAAGTAACTATCCGAGTTCTGGGAGGGTTACTCAGTACGTATCATTTGAGTGGAGACAAAATGTTCTTGGATAAGGCGCTAGATTTAGGTAAGCGATTGATACCATGCTTCGATTCACCCTCGGGAATCCCCTACTCGGACGTAAACCTTGAAACTATGAAAGCACACCCACCCAAGTGGTCACCGGATAGTTCGACCAGTGAGGTGACCACACTCCAGTTAGAGTTCAGAGATTTGTCCCGAAGCACATCAAACAATGATTTCGAAATG GCTGCCACAAAAGTAAATGTTAAAATTCATGACCTAGAGAAAAATGAAGGATTGGTGCCAATATTCATCAACGCGAATACTGgacaattccgaaattttgccaCTATCTCTCTTGGAGCCAGAGCTGATTCGTATTACGAATACCTGCTGAAGCAGTGGCTtcaaacggggaagaaaaccgATGACTT TTTAATCGATGATTACCAAACCGCAATACGGGGTGTGATAAATCAGCTCGTCCGAAAAACCCCCAACGAGAAACACCTGTACATCGGCGAACTAATCAACGGTAAAGATTTCAAACCGAAGATGGATCACCTAACGTGCTACCTTCCGGGGACGCTGCTGCTCGGTTACAAAAATGGTATGCCGAAAAGTCATTTAaagttggcaagcgatttgttgGAAACCTGCTATCAGACCTACATGAAGCAACCGACCCAGCTGGCACCGGAAATCTCGTACTTTAACTTGAATGGCGAATCCGAAAGTGACATCTACGTGAAGACCAACGATGCGCACAACCTGCTGCGACCCGAGTTCATCGAGAGTTTGTACTACTTCTATGCGATCACCGGGAACAAAACGTACCAGGATATGGGTTGGACCATCTTCGAAGCGTTCAACAAGTACACTAAGGTGAAAAATGGCTACACGTCCATTGGCAACGTTAAGAACCAGTTGAATACTCGCCCACGGGACATGATGGAAAGTTTCTGGTTGGGCGAAACGTTAAAGTATTTCTATTTACTGTTCAGTGATGATCGCTCGGAGATCGATCTGGATAAGTATGTGTTCAACACAGAAGCACACCCGCTGCCTATTCGGGAATATTAA
- the LOC131438981 gene encoding probable peptidyl-tRNA hydrolase 2 yields MIDTTHIVSAIAVFTSFLVGYKFGNKSIAKNATGNSIPTSSDKKEENIFSDFGGEYKMILVVRNDLKMGKGKIAAQCGHASVGAYEGALNKTPSILRKWQRSGQAKIAVKVENEQQLMEIYRNAKANNLNCCLIRDAGRTQIEPNSKTVLAIGPAPNEIIDMITGHLKLL; encoded by the exons ATGATCGAtactacccatattgtaagcgcGATTGCTGTATTTACATCGTTCCTTGTTGGATATAAATTCGGCAACAAAAGCATCGCCAAGAATGCCACAGGAAATTCCATTCCAACGTCATCTGATAAGAAGGAAGAAAAC ATTTTCTCGGATTTTGGCGGTGAGTATAAGATGATCCTGGTAGTACGAAATGATCTCAAAATGGGCAAGGGAAAGATAGCAGCTCAATGTGGCCATGCTTCTGTTGGGGCATATGAAGGAGCACTCAACAAAACCCCATCGATCCTACGGAAATGGCAACGCAGCGGCCAAGCCAAAATAGCGGTCAAGGTGGAAAATGAACAGCAGTTAATGGAAATCTATAGGAACGCCAAAGCGAATAACCTCAATTGCTGTCTGATTCGTGACGCCGGTAGAACGCAGATAGAGCCGAACAGTAAAACGGTATTAGCTATTGGACCGGCACcgaatgaaattattgatatgATTACTGGGCATTTAAAGTTGTTATAA